The DNA segment GTCCAACGAGCTAAGGAGCCATTGGCTGGCCAGTGGAGCGTTCCAGGTGGGGCGATCGAGTTGGGCGAAACAGTCGAGGCCGCTGCCCGCCGCGAAATTCGCGAAGAATGTAGCGTTGAAATCAGCCAGCCACATTTTATCACCGCTGTCGATGTGATTCATCGTGATCAAGCTGATCAGGTGCAATATCATTATGTCTTGTTGGAGATGCAGGCCGAATGGCTCAGTGGCGAGCCACAAGCAGGCGATGATGCTTTAGCGATTGGTTGGTTTGGGGTTGATGATCTCGCAGGTCTCGATATTCACCCTGAAACCCGACGGCTGGTTGAAACTGTCGCCGCCCAACGCCTCGATTAAAGCTAAAACCCCCGTTGGGCCAACCCAACGGGGGGTTCGTCAACAATTTAGAAATAACCTAATTCATCTTTAGCATCTTGGCTCATCATTTCGGGGTTCCAAAATGGAGTCCAAACCAAGTTGATATTCACATCGTTCAAGCTGGGGTGAATCACTTCGAGCGCTTTGACTTCTTTGTGCGCTTGGTCGATAATTTGTGGCCCAGCTGGACAAGCAGGCGTTGTCAGGGTCATATCAACCACGATTTGGCGGCCTTCATCACGAATATCAACATTGTAGATCAAACCCAAATCAACGATATTAACCCCAATTTCAGGGTCAACGACGTTTTTGAGGGCTGAACGAACCATATCATCACTAAGCATTGAGTTTCCTTCCTATCGTCCACACCAGATTGGCGTGATTAATTTGAAAATGTTTCAGGCGCGGTCTGGGTCGGGGCGTTTTCGCCAAGCTCAGCCCGAATCTGATCGTTACGATATTTTTTGATCGCAGCCTTGAGCGTACCCAAAGCCAAGGTTGCGCAACGCGGGCGCGATTGCACCACCTCACGGCCCAACTCATCGATCATCCAATTAAAATCCAAGGCTTCAACCGCTGCCAATGCTTGGCCCTGCATTTGTTCGAGCAAAATCGAGGCGGCGGCTTGGCTGATGGTGCAGCCCTCACCAACAAAGGCCAGATCTTGAATTGCATCGTTGGCAGCATCGACCTTGAGATAGATTGTTACGACATCGCCGCAACCAGGATTACCACCAGGCATGGTCACATCCGGATCGGCCAATTCGCCGCGATGGCGCGGTTGTTCATAATGTTCGAGCAAAAACTCGATAGCTTCTTGGCGATCCACATTCGCCTCCATAACTGGTGCTGATTTCTATTTGTATTGTACACGATTCTCCTGCAAAATTGGCTAGCTAAATAGCAAAACACCACCCGCAACGAGTGGTGTTTTGTAGAACGCTAACGGTTTGTAGGTTTAGCGGCCAGCAGGCAAGCTGTTGGCTGGGTTCTTGGTAGCGCTATCGACAACCCCGATATTTAGCGGAATTGAGCGTTCGAAGCTGCTGCCATCGGCGGCAGTACCAGTGACGGTTACGGCCACTTGATACAAACCAAAGGCTTGCGGGCTAGTCAGATTCAGGCTAGCGCTATCAACACCTTTAGCTGAGAGGCTACGGTTGGTTGGCAAAGCGCTGTGCAATTCTGTGCCTTGAGGCGTGCCTGTCAATTGAGCCTTGACGCTCAAGCCTTGAGCATTGCTAGCATTGACCTTCAAGCCCAAACTTTGGTTAGGCTGCGCCAACAAGCTAGCGGCATCAAGTTGCACATTCAAGTTGCTATCCAACGTGGCGTTGAATAGATAGGCGGTATCGGCCTTACCACCACTGACGACCACCGACCAAGCACCGCTCGCTGGAGCAGCAACTTCGGCGCTGTAGTGGTAGGCTCCACGGAAGAATTCAGTATCAAGCTCAGGCTTGTTGGCAGCATAGCGCTTGCCTTGGGCATCAACAAACGCTACATCGAGATCAGCACTGTTGCTGACAAAATCGAAGTTGGCGGTTTTCACCCCAGTTTCGAGATTGAAGCGAATGCCGCCACGGCTGGCGTTTTCGAGCACCCCACCCCGCAAAATGCTATTGGCATTGATCGTGGTCGCTTGATCAGCAACTGGGCTGTTAGCGCTATTTTCGCTGACTTTGCTGCGGAAGGTGCCGCGCACGCTTGGCTCGATTGAACTCCAAACCACGCTGCCCAAACGAATATTGTCGTGGTCGTAGTTGCGGGTAAAGAGCCGTGTATATTGGCGAGGGTGAATCGAGCTACTAACTTGCACCACCCCGTCATTATCACCTGAGATATAGGCTCCGCCAAACCACATGGCCGAGAAAGCTGGGCCATGGTTAGTACCACCAGCAGTGTGGAAGCGCACATTGCTATAGTTGGCGCTGCCATCGGTTTGCGAACGGAAGTTGCTCATATAGGCAGTTTGCATTGAATAGGTGCCATCATCGCGTTGGCCCAGCAACGAAGCCAACCAGCCAGCCCACCAGCTATACGCCAAGTCGGCCAATTGTGAACCACGGTGGGGCGAGCTGAGGGTAACAATATTTTGCACCTTGCCACTTGCGCCATAGTGAATCACAGCACTGTTGGTATCGACACCACCTTTGCTATGGGCGATAATGTTAACCGAGCGCACCCCATAATGATTTAAAATAACGTCTAATTGGCGATTCAAGGTTGCGCCGTTGGTCCAAACTGATGATGATGGGCCATCAACTTCGTCGTCAATACTCACAAAGGCGGTACGATAACCAGCCGCATAGGCTTTATCATACATATCGTTCGTGCCGTGGTACATGGTTGCGCCCCACCAGTTGGGAGCCTTGCCGTGTAACCCATGGACAAAGACCAAGACTGGCTTGCTGCTGCTGTTGGCTGGCACAGCACCCACCCAAACACGGCCTTTACCAGCGCCATTGACTTCAGCAATAATGCGCGGAGCTGGCGCAGCCATTAAATGGGCTGATTGGGCTTGAACCGACTTGTGTGGAAGGCTAACGGTGGCCAACATGAGGGCGATCAGGGCCAAAATAACTGCAATCCGACGTTTCACGAACGACTCCTTTGCATTGCTCATCGTCACTGACGAACTACCGTAGAGAGAATCGACTGACGGATATGTGGGAGAAATTGGTGGATGACTATAGCATAACGCAGAATGTCAAAATAGTCAAAACTTTATTAATAGAGTGTATTTTGAGGAGTATTTGGCAATGAATCAGCATCTCTGGCAGGTTGAATGGCTGCAACAACTCCTACAACAACCGCATATCGCGCTCAATCAGCCAGCAATCCAGCAGCTTGTAAATGCCAAAGGTGGTCTGCATGCATTGTTGCAATGGCTTTGCCAACAACCATTACAGCCGGATCAACAACGCTTGCTGCAATTGATTGTGACCGAACCCCAACGCAGTATCGCCTATTATGCCGATAGCCTAGGCATTCATACAACCACCTATCATCGCCATTTCAAAAAGATATGCCAACAATTAACGACGTTTTTAAATGATGGAGTTGCCGAACCGCAAGCCAGCCCCAGTTTCAACCTACCGATTCCGCCAACTCGCTGTTTAGGTCGTGGCAATGAGCAACAAAGCATCAATCGGCTGTTTGCCAAAGGTCAACGTTTGATCAGCATTTTAGGCTTTGGTGGGGTTGGCAAAACTCGCTTGGCGTTGGCGATTGCCGAAACCCAGCAGGCTAATTATCGTGATGGAGTCTGTTTTTGTGGGCTAGCCAGCATTAGCCAACCACAATTAGTTTTAGCGACAATTGCCGAAGCACTTGGCGTAGCGATTGGCCCGCAACAAACCCCTGAAAAAGCGCTACAACAATTTCTCGCCAAGCGTCAACTCTTGCTGATTTTGGACAATGTTGAGCATGTTGTCGAAGGGGTTGCCGCGATTGGCCAGCTTTTACGTGAAGCACCACAGTTGCAAATTTTGGCAACCAGTCGTGTACCGCTCAATTTATATGGCGAATATATGCTGCAACTTCAGCCATTGGTCGTGCCAACCAAGCCAATCGCCAGCCAAGATTTAGCTGAAACACCAGCAATTGCCCTGTTTATTGAGCGTGCTCAAAGCCATGCTGCCAGATTTAGCCTCGATGATGCCAGCCTTGAAGCCATACGCCACATTTGTAGCCAACTTGAGGGCTTGCCCTTAGCGCTAGAATTAGCTGCCGCCCACACTCGGATGCTCTCGCCACAACGCTTGGCCCAACAACTCACCAACCATGTGCTCGGCCTCAAAACCAGCATTCGCGATTTGCCCGAACGCCAACGCAGCCTGCGCAACCTGATTAGTTGGAGCGTCGATCTGCTGGAACCAAGCCAGCAACAAGCCCTGCAAGCCTTGGCAATTTGGCCCGCTGGTTGGACACCCAGCAGCGCGAGCTTCGCCCTTGATCTCGCCGAGGATGATTCGACGCTCTACGATATCTTGGCAAACTTGGTTGATCATCATTTAATTATGCAAGTGCCACAGGCTGAACGTTGGGTTTTGCACCCATTTGTCCGAGAATATGTGCTTGAGCAATTAGCGCCAGCTCGACAGCAACAATTTGCCCAGCAACATCTGGCGTGGGCTACCCAACTGAGCGAGGCCTTTAACCAGCATTTTGCCGATGCCCAACAACAATGGCTTGATTTATTCGAGGCCGAGCACGACAATCTCCGAGCTGCCTTGGCTTGGGCCAGCAGCAACCACTACCCAATTGCCGCCTTGAATATTGCGGTTAATAGTTGGCGTTTTTGGTGGGCACGTAGTTATTTCAATGAAGGTCAACAATGGCTCGATCAAGCTTTAGCCCAAGCCACGAGCCAACCCCAGAGCCTTGAGCCAATCTTGCATTCACGCGCCTTGAATGCCTGTGGCGCTATCGCTTGGAGTCGTGGCGATATTGCGGCGGCCCAAGCGCATTTTAGCCAGAGCCTAGCACTCTACGATGCCAACAATAATCCAATTGGCGCGGCCATGGTGCGCAATAATTTGGCACTCGTGGCGATTAAACAGCAGGCCTATGCCCAAGCTGAAAGCTTGTTTGAGCTGAATGCAACAGTTTTTGGTAGCACGGTCGAACAAGCTGCGAATTATGCTGCAACTTTGAGCAATTTGGCCATGTTGGCGCGTTATCGGGGCGACTTGCAACGTGCCTATGATTTGGCCCAGCAAACCCTCGCCCTGCGTCAAACCCTCAATAACCAGTGGGCAACCGCAACGTCGTTGACCAATTTGGGGGCAATTAGCCTACAACGCGGCGAATTTCAGCCAGCCCAACGTTACTATCAACAAAGCTTGCAGGTGCTCCACCAGCTTGGCGAGCGCGAAAGTATCGCCGAATGTTTAGAAGGCTTGGCAATTTTGGCAATTCAGGCAGGCCAGTATCAACTTGGTGCGCAGCGCTTGATGATGGTCGAACAATTACGCGAATCAATCGGCGCACCACGCTCCGAGCCAGAACAAGCTCTGCTAGCACCATGGATCGCGCAACTTGAGCAACAGCTTGATCGAAGCATTCGTCAACAACTTCATCAGCAAACCAGTCTTGATCTGCTTAAATCGATGATTGAACAAGCACTTAGCGAACCCTAAAACAAGCACAACAGGTACGGCCTCGATTTGGAATGTGGGCTTAATCACCCAATCTTCCAAACCGAGGCCGCATTATATCCGATGTGATTATCGCAAGCGTTATCTATGGTTTGCGCGTAAACAGATAGGTTTCGCTGCCAACATCCATGGTCAAGGTTGGTTGATTATTCGCATCAACGCCTGTTTTGAAGGGAATTCCGGTGAACGGCGGGGTTACTGAGAGATAGCCATCAGGCTCGCCTTGGTCGTTCAATACTGGCTTGAATTGCGTTTGAATCGCGCCAATATCCAGCCACAGTTCCTCTCCATTCAGCATCAAGCTCACATCGCCCAAGGCAGCATTGGTATAGCTGCCCAGTAATGGCTCAACGCTAGCCAAATCCAACTCAGGCGCAAGATTTTTAGCAACTTCGCCCAACGATTGTTCAATGCTTTGAGCGCTATAGGCCGCAGTTTCAGCCGCTTTGCTTGGTTGATCAAAGGCTAATTCAAAGTAGCGATCGCTAATGCTGGTGGCAAAATGGTTGGCATATTGACCATTGCTCAAAACCACAATCCCAATGTTGGCCTCTGGAATAAAGGCAAACTCCGATGAGAAGCCAAAAGTTGTACCACCATGAGCAATAAATTCCAAGCCATGATAATCAGTAATCATCCAACCCAGCCCGTAGCTTGATTTGGCATCGATCGCAATTTGTGGCTCCCACAGCACATCTAAATTTTCGTCGGAAACCAAGCGTTGGCCACTAGGAGTAATCCCATGATTGAGCAAGGTAATCAGATAATTGCCCATATCGTTGGCAGTTGACCACTCGGTTGCGCCCGCTGGAGCTACGCCTTTGATCGCAAATTCCATGCTGATCGGAATGGTTCGGTAGGTTGCATTGGTCAAATCCAAGCCATGAGGCAGGGCATGATTGGGGCTGGCTTCAACAACTGCTTGATCAAGCGTGGTGTTATTCATGCCCATAGGTTTGAGCACTCGTTCAGTCAATGCTTCGGCAAAGGTCCGATCAAGCTGGTTCAGATCGCCGCCGCTCGCCGCTGCTGCTGCAAAGCCACCAATCGCCACCATCTGATTGCTATATTGAAAGGCCTCGCCAAAATCGGTGAAGAACTCAAAATCAGCAACCGAAGCGATAATCCCTTGAGCATCTAAATCTTCAGCATTGAAAATCATCTCGAAATCGCGGCGCGGCACACCAGTACAAGCACAAACCAAATGGCGCACGGTGATTTGCTTAGTAATTTCAGGATCTTTGACCTTGAAATTAGGCAGTAATTCAACCACTGGCGTATCCCATTCGAGTTTGCCTTGATCGACCAAGGTTGCCATCAACAAGGTTGTCAAGCTTTTGCCAGTTGAGCCAATCATCATCTGGGTATCGGCATCCATCGGCGCTTGCGAAACCACATCGCGCACCCCAAAGCCTTTGCTATAGGCAATTTGACCATCTTGGACAATCGCCACGCTCACGCCAGGAATCTTATATTTGGCTTGTTCAGTTTGAATAAAATTTTCTAATTCACTGATCAGTTCTGTCCCAACATCAACCCTTTGATCAGCAGTAATAGTGGTTTGGTTGAGCGCCAAAATCGTAAAGCCCGATTGAATGATACCAACTTGTGATTGTCGTTTGGTAATCGTGGCATTTTCGCCTTGCACCAGCATCAAATACGCTACGCCTTCGTGCAATTGAGCCAAGGCTACGGTGGTCTGGGTGGTATTTTTGGTGTCGTAGGCGGCAACCAAGGCCTTTTCCACCCCACTCGGGGCTGGCATTTCTTGGCTATCATCGGGTTTAAGCGTAAAACTTGGGTCGGCTTGCTGCCAACCTAATTCAATCGCCTTACTTAAATCAGTTTCTTCAACACTCAACAGGGCAATCTTAATTTTTTGATCGGGATCATTCAGTCGCACAATCCCAGCTTGGTCTTCAAGTTGCCAGTTTGTCGGAATCGGCACTGAGAATAATTGGTTGGTACTGGTATAGATACTGCTGCTTTCTACGCCTGCATTGGCCTTGGTTGGGGCGGTAGTTACGGTTGCGGCAGCGGTTGGCTCAACAGTTGCCGCGCTGACACTAGTTGGAACACTGGTCGCAGTTACCGCGCTGGTAGCAGTCGATTGGGTATTGGCAGTGGTACAACTCGCTAAGAGCATTGAGGCCATTCCGGTGAGCAAAATCCAGCGTTGCCAGCGGGGCAATAATTTGGCAAAGTTCAACATACGCGACCTTTCAACCTAACAGATTACAACAATCACTTACTCAAAAAGCAGGTTTAGAACGATTGCAGTGATTGGGGTTAGCATAGTTGATTGGTCGCTGTAGGCCTAGGTTAATAATGCTGAATTGTGCTCACTCAAAAGCCAAGCCCCCTTGAGCAATTCAGCAGGTAGTCGCTCGTACCAAAGATCGAGGCCGGCCTAGCTTTCTACACGACAACCCCTCTTCCGACAACTGAAAGAGGGGTTATGTCTAGTTAGAGACTATTAATGCAGATCAATCGCCTAGGGTGTCCAGACCAAATAGAGCGGCGTAGCACTATAGACGCTGCCATAGAGATCGGTGAATTCGATGGTTAGCGTCTGGCCAGCCCTTGGCAATAGCACACTTGCCGGGACTGGCACCAAAGCTGATTGCGGCTGTCCATTACTTGCATAGTCGTAGCGGAAGATCTCAGTTGTACCCGCTCGAATAATCACCGCATCATCGACTAAACCCGCCACCAGACTAGTCGGGCTTGATGAAAGCCAATAGCTTCCACCGCTTGGCAGCACCGTCGGCAGGGTAATCGTGCTCGTAAAAAAGACAAAGCCAGGAGTAGCGACTGGGCTAGTAGCAATCGCAGTTGATCCCAAGGTCACAAGTGAACCAGTACGGCTCATCGTCACAAAGGGTAGATATTGAATAAATGTCGTGGGACCAGGCGTGTTGGTTGGCGTACCAGTCGGCGTATTCGTTGGTGTGTTGCTAACCGTTGCTGTCGGTGTATTGGTTGGTGTATTCGTCGGCGTGTTGGTTGGCGTACCAGTCGGCGTGTTAGTGACCGTCGCCGTCGCGGTATTAGTTGGGGTGTTGGTCGGTGTGTTGGTCGGTGTATTGGTCGGTGTATTGGTCGGTGTATTGGTTGGTGTGTTGGTTGGTGTGTTGGTTGGTGTGTTGGTTGGTGTGTTGGTTGGTGTGTTGGTTGGTGTGTTGGTTGGTGTGTTGGTTGGGGTTGCCGTCGCGGCTGCAACGATCGTGACAATCCCACTGGTACTGTCAAGGCTCTGGCCATCTGGATTGGTTACTGTCACGATGCGTGCGCCAGCACTAGCTCCAGGTGCAACCGTAATATTGAGGGTAATTTGGGTTGGGCTGTTGTAGGTAACACTATTTACTGTTACCCCGCCGCCATTGATGCTGGCAGTAATTCGGTTGCTAAACCCTGCCCCTGGATCATAAAAGCCTGAGCCAGCGCTCGAAGTGCCAGTAATAATGATATCCGTCGTCGTCCCCTGATCGACTGAGGCTGGATTGCTTGTGGTAGGGGTTGCTGGCGGCGGAGCTAGCACTTTGACAACCTGCACCCCATACGAATCGGTGGCATTGGTAAACTGCTGAATCGTCCACATAGTCATATCATCGCTGGGGTCAAGGCTGGTATATGAGGTATTACCCCAAAATCGCCCACTCGCCCCACCAAGATCAGCAGCGGGATTGTAATCAAAGCTGCTCGCCGTATAGAGCGTCGGCGCTTGCATTGTTCCAAGAGTATCACCAGCCAAGCGGCTGGTCATGGATGCATTGGCCCGCGCTGCGGTTCCGGCACTACTGAAGCCCATCACCGCATGGCCTTGGCCCGAAACAGCGATGCTCGGAATCCATTGAAAGAGCGGGTTGGCAGCAGCATTATCAAACACCGTTCCCGCTTGGCGCAAGGTTGGTGTCGTCGTTAAATTTTGAAACTCATACCAGCGCACAGAGTTACGCGCTCCCGCTGCCGTACTCGCCACCCCAGCACTACTGGTTCGAAAACTATGGGCTGTCCAAAGCCGACCATTGCGAATCATGGCTCCATACAACCGATCATCAATCCCATCGAGTTGGCCGTTCGCCCCTCCAGTATTGCCTAAGTGGGGAACGCGGGTAGGGAAGGTGGTCGTTGGGACGGTCACTGAGATATTGGCTGAGATTGTGGGGGTTAGGCTGCCTGGATTGCTCACCCGCCGAAACATCAGCGTGCTAAATGTCGCGTTATCAACCCCCACAAAATAGCCTTCGGTTGCGGTTGGGTCAAAGTTATCAACGCCTTGTGGAGCAAATGGGCCAGCGCCAGATCCACCAGATACTAACCCAGCGAAGGTCGTTACTACAATCGGCCCAGTTCCAAGGATCGAGCTTTTTTGCACCACATAGCCATTGGTGCTAACGAACGAACCAGCGGTGGTGAACATGTTAGCGCCAATATACAAGGCATTAACATCAACACCGAGGCTCGCATAATCCATCATCTCGGTAGCGCTGCCTTGAAAAAAGAAGAACGTCCAGACCGTGCTAGGCGTAATCACTCCCGCACTGGCAGCATCGCTAACCGCCAGCAACACCCGATTGACTTGATTCCCTGAGAGGCCTGGCAAATCGGTTACCGTCAAAAACCAGCGCTGGGTCATTCGATCATAGCGAATCCGTGGATAGTAGGTGATGTTATTGGCAATCGGCTGGGTCATCACCGAGCTAAAAAACGTTTCCATCGTGCTATCGAGCACGCCATCGGCAACACCTGTAGCTTTATTGAAGGTTCGCAAACGCCCATTAATTGCAACCACAAATTGGCTTGGTCCAACAGTGCCCATCGTGCCCGGCGGAAACCGATTGCTATCGGCTAAGGTTGCGCCCGTAAAATTGGTGCTCAAACTGCTCAAGGCGCTCGTATTCAATGCTGCAACTGGCGCAGCCAATGAATCTGCTTGGGCTGGCCATTGGGCAACTGCCGGAGCATTCGGGTTTTCAGCCAAACGCTGGCGATCAACCAAGAAACGTGGCTTTGCTAAACGCGCTGGCTGTGGTTGTTGATCGGCAAACGCTTGGCTGGCCATAATTGCGGCGCTCGTGCGTTGGATGCCAACCGTCCCGATTTGGGTTATGCCACGCGATTCACCAGCAGGAATCGATTGAACTGGAGCGTCAAACCGCGCGTGGGCACGAAAGCTTGCGCCAGTCTGAGCCATGGTCAAAAGCAGAAACGTCATAATAAGAAGCTGAACAGGCTTCAAGCGCATGCGAAATCTCCTTAGACTGTGTGGATTCACCCCGATAATGGTTTCGGATATGCCAAACTCAATCAGATTTCATTGATTGTTTCGGCAAGCGTTAAGCAGCATCAACCAGCAACATCACCTTGCTGAGCAGATCATTGATCAAGCATCTAGGATGATTGCGGAGATAGCGATAGTTTGATAATCCCTTGGGTTATGTCTATCGTATCATGATGCGCCAAACAGGCTATAAGCCAACTACGATGGGCAGTAGCAAGGGAGGTATTAGTTTATCTAGCAAGGTGCAAGCTAAAAATTGGAGTTGGGCTAGCCTTGCCTTTCAAGCTGATTGTGCCCAAATCAACACATGGCAATTGTTGATCAATCAGTTGTTGCAGACTGGCTTCGAGCAAAATTTGGCCCTGTTCAGCAGCAGCCATTAACCGTGCGGCAGTATTAACCACATCGCCCAACAAATTAAATTCACGCCGCCCGCGTGGCTCGCCAATTTCGGCGGCAAACGCTGGGCCATAGGCAAGGCCAATTTTGCAGCGAATTCGTTGTTGATAACGCCGAAAATGCAATTCTGGCGATTGCTCAACCAATTTTTGAATCGCTAACGCGGTTTGGGCCGCCCGCAAGCCATCATCAACATGCGCTCCAGTCACCCCAAAATGAATCAAAATATTCGAGCCAGATTTATCGTAAGTCACATTTTTCAGAATCCCGCCGGAAGTTTCGACCGCCGCATTGATCAAGGCAAAAATCCGTGAATAGGCTTTGATCAACAAGGGTTCTTCGTCGGGGTCGAGATATTCGGGGGCATCGCTGATGCCGCTCAAATTCATATAGATAACAGGGAGTTGCAGCCATTGCGGCGGTACTTTACGCTGAGCAGCGGTTTCAACCAACAAGCGCAGCACCGACACCGGCAAAAAGCTGGCTAATGGCTCAGTCGTGTTGAGCATTTCTTCAATTTCATGCACCAACGCCACAACACTGCGATCGAGCAAAAATCCGCCTGCTTGGCGGCGTTTGGTCGGCGCAATATCATATTCGCCCAAGGCTTGCTCGGCTAAATCATCACAAACCAAAGCATAGCCATCATGCAATAACTCACAGCGATACAAACCCCCAACCGCTTGCAGAGCCGCTTGGCTAAGGCAAACCCGCCCAACTTCGCCTGCGCCTTCAGCATATTTCGTCGCTTGCACCGCCTCGCCCAACAGCACATATTCCATGCGTTTGGGTGTGCCAATATCGGCAGCAATAAAGCGCCCACGATGCAAACCGATGCGCATGCCCAGCGAAATAACGCCTTGGGGCGTGGTTAATTGATTAAATTGCTTCATCGCCCGTTGCATGCGCAGGCCAGCCCGCACCGCCAATGCAGTGTCGTTGCGCTCACCATCAGCCGGAAATTGCACCAACATGGCATCGCCTGTCCATTCCAAAAGATTGCCACCTGATTTGCTGATAATTTCAACCATCTGGGCAAAATAGCTATTCAACACATTTAACACTTGATCGGTGGCATGATCATCGGCGTGGGCATCCATTAATGTGGTAAAGCCCGCCAAATCAGTAAACATCAAGGTGCCTTCTTGCCAAGCAGAGCGGGCGAGGCCTGGCGTTGGCGGGGTTTCAGCAACGAAGCGCGGCACATAATCACCCAACATGCGTCGCAAGGTGCGCAAATGCTCAAAAACCTGAATCAAGCGTTCTGGAATCGGCTCGACCCAAACCGAGGCATACAACATCGCTGGCAATAACGAGCGCAAGCGTGGCTCTAGCAACGTTAATGGATGATTTGGCATGATACCGCTCCTTGATCAGGCAATTGACTATCGGCCTAGCTACTGAAAGTATACCGTGCATCCCCAACATCAACCACATATTCTCTTCACGAGTTCCTCACACTTGCTGACTAGAATTGATAGCAGATTAAGCAATCTGAGCGCAACGCTCAGCATCAGATTCTATCGGGAGCTTTCGCATGAAACCATTTACCAGAGCACTCATCACCAGTATGCTGGTGGCAATTTTAGCAGCCTGTTCAAGTAGCCAAACGACGACCAATAGCAATACGACTTCGAGCAACAGTCAAGCGGTGGTCAGTGCAACGACCAACCCAACCGTGGTCGTGCCAACCGTCGAATCAATCGACCAAGCCCTAGCTACCAAAGCCACACCGCACGATACCTCAGCAGATTTGGCTTGGGATACAGCGGAGTTGGTCGAAATTAAACTGAGCGATAGCAGCATCACCGCCAGCAGCCCCAATGTCAAAATTGAGGGAACGACTGCCACGATTAACGCAGCCGGAACCTATCAATTGAGTGGCAATTTGAGTGATGGTCAAATTATCGTTGATACTGCCGATAAGGATTTAGTGCGCTTAATTTTGAATGGCGTAACGATTCATAGCTCAACCAGTGCTCCCATCGCCATTATGCAAGCCGAACAAGTGGCGGTGATTTTGGCCGATGGCAGCCAAAATACACTTTCAGATACAATTGATGCCTCAGCCAATGCTACGACCGAAGAAGATTTGCCCAACGCTACGCTGTATAGCAAGGCCGATTTAGCGATTGATGGCACTGGTAGTCTGACGATTCAGGCCAACGGCAACGACGGCATCACTGGCAAAGATGGCTTGGTGATCAACAGTGGCACGATCGATATTAGCGCAGTTGATGACGGCTTGCGCGGCAAAGATTATCTGGTGGTCAACGGCGGCACAATCAGCATCAATGCTCAAGGCGATGGATTAACCGCCGATAACGAAGAAGATCCGACCAAAGGCTATATTTCGATCACAGGTGGTACATTCACGATCA comes from the Chloroflexota bacterium genome and includes:
- a CDS encoding adenylate/guanylate cyclase domain-containing protein; this encodes MPNHPLTLLEPRLRSLLPAMLYASVWVEPIPERLIQVFEHLRTLRRMLGDYVPRFVAETPPTPGLARSAWQEGTLMFTDLAGFTTLMDAHADDHATDQVLNVLNSYFAQMVEIISKSGGNLLEWTGDAMLVQFPADGERNDTALAVRAGLRMQRAMKQFNQLTTPQGVISLGMRIGLHRGRFIAADIGTPKRMEYVLLGEAVQATKYAEGAGEVGRVCLSQAALQAVGGLYRCELLHDGYALVCDDLAEQALGEYDIAPTKRRQAGGFLLDRSVVALVHEIEEMLNTTEPLASFLPVSVLRLLVETAAQRKVPPQWLQLPVIYMNLSGISDAPEYLDPDEEPLLIKAYSRIFALINAAVETSGGILKNVTYDKSGSNILIHFGVTGAHVDDGLRAAQTALAIQKLVEQSPELHFRRYQQRIRCKIGLAYGPAFAAEIGEPRGRREFNLLGDVVNTAARLMAAAEQGQILLEASLQQLIDQQLPCVDLGTISLKGKASPTPIFSLHLAR